The Candidatus Eisenbacteria bacterium genome segment CGTCGACGCGGTGAGGAAAACCTTTCCCTCCGACGGGTCGCCGGACATGGGCGTCGGGATCGTCGAGCGGCGATGGTTCCTCTTCACGCCCCCCTTCCCGTCTCGGAGCTTCACTTTCCGGGAGCTGTACCTCAACCGCCCGGTGATCAACCCGGAAGAGGGAGAGGTACTCCATTTCACCTTCGCCCTCGACCCGGAGCCGAATCCGAACGATCCATTCGACGCGCTTCGCGGGATCACGGTGACCGCCGAGATTTACGATATGCGGGGCCGTATGATCCGTACTCTTGCCCGTGAGGACGAGCGTTCGGTGATCGCACCTGAGAATCCCGAGCTGGACCGGTGGGACTGCCGGGACGTGGACGGCGATCTCGTGCCGGGCGGCATTTACATCCTTCGCTTCGTGGTCGAACCGGGTGTGTTCCGGACCACGAAGGCTTTTTCGGTGATCCGATGAGACGGACGGTTTTGATCACGGGCCTCGTCGCTCTGTTTCTCGCCTCTCCGGCGGCCGCCTACTTCGAGCGGGTCGAGGTGGGGGGGCGGGCTCTCGGGATGGGGAAGGCGTTCCACGCCATCGCGGACGATCCCTCGGCGGTCTATTGGAACCCGGCGGGGCTGGCGGGTCAAAAACGGCCCGGCGTGCTCCTCATGCACTACCGTCCCTTCGTGGTGGAGGACCTCTCGGCGAACTACGCCGCCCTAGCCTATCCGACATCTTGGGGAACGGCGGGGCTCGCCTGGCACCACACCGGCCTCGCGGACGTGACCGGCGAGGATATCTTCTCCTTCGCCCTAGCGAGGACGGTCCGCCTCGGTCCGATCGGCACGATCGATCTGGGAGGCACGGCCAAGATCCTCCGCATCTCCTACGATTCCTTCCGGGACGTCGAGAACGGCGGTTCGATCGATTACGGCTCGGAGACGCATTTCGCGGCGGACATCGGCGCGCTCTACCGCCCCGCACCGAAGTGGAGGGCCGGACTGATCATCCGTGACATCGGCGAGCCGCATTTCGATTTCGTCCCCGGGAACGGCGGCACGCTGATCGCCACGCACTGGGAAGGATCGGTCGCCTACCGTTGGCGCGAGGAATCGACGATCAGCGCGGGCCTCGCCAAGGACCATCGAGACCAGCTCGCCCCCACCATCGGCGGCGAGGTGACCTTCTATGACGTCTTCGCCCTCCGGAGCGGGCTCTTCGACTATGAATACTGGGGGGGCTTCGGCATTCTGACCGCGCGGTGGACCTTCGACGCCGGCTTCGCCACCCACAAGATGCTCGGCGTCTCCTATATGGCGTCGATCACCATACCCTTCGGGAGGGAGAGCCGATGAAGCGGACGATCGCGGCACTTCTGGCGGCGCTTCTTCTCGTCCCACCGGTCCTGGCGGGCACCACGAGAATCGAGGGGGAGTACCAACTCCAGCTCGACATCCGCAAGCAGGACCGCCCCTTCGCCTGGGATTTCGAGTCCAACAACGGCGACACCTGGGCGGCGAGCCAGTTCCGCATCTTTTCGGTGCCGCGGCCGGGGGTGGAGGCTTTCGTCAAGGTCGAGGCGGACTGGAACCCCTACGACAACATGGAAGAGGACGCGCAGTTCGTGTACCGGGAGAGCCACATGCGTTTCCTAAAACAATTCGGCGACACCGAATTGGACGCGTACCTCTTCCACCGGCAAGACCGCTTCTGGGTGGAGAACCACCTGATCCGCGTGGTGGACCCCAATAACGTGAAGGACGGCGACAACGCCCAGGGCTTCCGATTCGACCTCCGTCGATGGAAGGGGTTCGACGCCACGTACATCATGAGCGATTTCTCGAACAACTCGAAGGTGGGGGGCGGAACGACCGAGCCTTCCTCTTCCGACGACGCCCACATCTTCCGTCTGCGGAGGAGCTTTCTGGGCGGCGCGCTCCGCACCGGCATGACCTACAACCGCAAGGTGGAGGGGGACGGGACGGAGCGCGGATTCAACGAGGTGTATGCGATCGACCTGCGCGGCACCCTCCGCGACACCGATCTCTACCTCGAATACGCGGACAGCCGGCGCGAAAACCTGGAAGGCGCGCCGGATCAGGACGGCTTTCACCTCTCCGACGTCGGCTGGAATCAGTTCGCGCGAGGCCTTCCGCGGGACGCGGCTCTCAAGGCGGAGCTGCGCGCTCTCCGCGTCGGCACTCCCCGATACGGCTTTTACAACATCGTCCCGAGTTATTACTACTACGGTCCCGATTTCGCGGACTACCTCGGCGACGGGACGAACGACCTGGTCGGTTATTATCTCAACTCCTGGTATCTGTTGCCCAAGCGCGCGATTACTTTTTCCGTCAACTACGGGCAATGGGAGAAGAGCTTCTTGGAGACGAAGCGGAAGACCGAGTTCTTCGCCGAGATATACACGGAATACGTCAACGGATTCACCAGCAAGATCTGGTACGCCCGGAACAAGACGGTCGATTTCGGAAATCCTCTGCAGACCGATGTGACCAAGAACTACGATCTCTTCGCCGAAGTGCAGGTCGAGAGCCGTCTCGCTTGGATGCGGGTGCAGGGAAAACTGAAAGACCTGGAGACCGACTTCAAAAAAGAGCTGGTCTCGGTGGAGGCGGCGGTCAACATCACGCCTCATCTGAAGGTTTACAACCGTTACGCTTTCGGGAACGATCCGGCCCGGCTTCGGAAGGGCCTGTTCACGGAGCTGCAGTACCGTCCCCAACAAAACATGGAGCTGTTCCTCTCCTACGGTCCGTTCTGGATCGGCGACGACGCGATCCCGGTCAACGACGGCGATCTCTCGGGTGGGGCGGACAACAAAGACATGGTTCGTTTGATCCTGAAAGGGAATTTCTAGAGGGAGTGGATCCCATGCGTACCCTACTGGCTCGTTCGACGTTCTCCCTGTTCATGCTCCTGGCGGCGTTCTCGCCCGCCCGGGCGGGTGTCCAAACGGTCGAGGGCGGGATCCTCTTCTCCTATACCGACGCCTACGCCGGCCAGGTGAGTCTCGCCGGGGCATTCAACGACTGGAACACCATGGCGAACCCGATGACCCGCGGGGAGGGAGGGGTCTGGTCCGTTACGGTCGATCTCCCCGAGGGGAAACACGAATACAAGTTCGTCGTGGACGGCCAGTGGGTGCCGGATCCGGACAACCCGGTCACCGCCGGCGAATACGGCAACTCGGTGGTGGTGGTCGGAGCCGGCGGCGGCATGGAGACCATGACCCCCACATCCAACACCGCCTACTCGGCGAAGATCTTTCTCGGCGGCCGGATGATCAGCCGCTTCATCTCCCGGCAGAACGAAGAGAAGGGGGACCGCTTCGAGCTGCGTCGCCCCACCATGGACTTCGATCTGGACTGGAAGGTTCGCGCCAACGACTATCTCGACCTGTACATGCTCACCAACATCAACAACGAAAACGAAGAGACGGTCACCGATTTCTGGAAGACCAAGATGCGTTTCGACCGCGGATCGCTCCACTACCACGGCCGGCGTCTCGACCTGAAGCTCTTCGACGGCGTCTCGGTGGGGCGTTTCGACGATCCGCTCACCCTGGTCGGCGGGATCGGCATCTACGACCACGACTTCGGTTACAACCAGCAAGGGGCGATCGCCGAGACCGAGTGGGGCGGTTTGGAGTTCACGTTCCTCTATTCGGACGACTTCGATAACGGAGGGACGACGATCCCGACGCTCGACTCGCTCGGCGCGGCGGCGGAGGAGACCGTCTTCGACAGCACCGCCGGAGCCTACCGGTTCGGCGGTACCCGGACGGCGGTTTACGATGCCTCCGACGACGACAACGACAAGGACGTGCTCGCCGGCCGCGTCGCCTACCCCTTCCGGAACCTGCGGTTCGGGGCTTCGGGCCGGTACGATCGCGGGTACAACCCCGGAACGCTTTCCTTGATCGAGAGCGCCGTCGGCGAGACGACGGGCGTGCAGAAAAAATTCGCCGAAACCTGGGAGACCTGGTGGGCCGGCGGCGGAGACGTGGTTTGGGGCGGCGGTGATTCCCCCTGGAACGTTCGCGCCGAGGTGCTCCACGGCCGCGCCCGGATCGACGCGTTGGACGGGCGCGAGGCGGACGTGGTGATCCGGACGAGCGCCGACGCGAGCGAGGTCTTCGCGGACACCCTATACACGGCGGAGGTCGTCCAGCTCGGCGAGAACCGGAGGATCGAGGACGGGAGCTACGAAATCGATCGTTCCACCCGGTGGCACCTGGGCGGCGGGTACGACTTCAAGGAGATCGGCGTGGCCGTCGATCTCGCCTGGGAGCGCGAGACCCACGACCAGACCTATTTCGCCACCTCGATATGGGACACGCTCGAGAACAAGGTCGACATTCTCCGCTTCCGGTTGGACCGGGAGTGCGAGCGCTTCGGCCGTCCCGTAAAGATCGGTCTCGGTATCGAGCGTTTCGCCTTCGATTACGATGAGCGTACTCCTTGGGCGAACCAGTTCTGGCTCGACTACCGCAACTTCTGGCTCGAGCAGGGTGAGCACGAGGTCTCGGTGGAACGACTGGTGCTTCTCGGCGGCCGGAACGCCTTCATCGCCGAGCCGACCATCCGGACCACGCTGTGGGCGGACAAGAAACTCGACTTTCTCTACCGTGGTACCATCGCCGGAGTGGATTTGGACAAGGCTCCCAAATTCGTGGAGAGCCTGTTCCGGTTCGAAGCGCGCCCATGGAGGAGCATCCGGCTCCTGTCGGACACGCGTCTCGCCAAGTACAACGACCCCGTGCTCGATGTCTTCAGCTCCTACTGGTGCACCTTCGCCGAGATCGCCTACGAGGTGGCCGAGGGGATCGAGCTCTCGCTCTCCTTCGGCGTCGATCCATGGGTGGTGGACGAGATGACCAACGAGTTCGACGAAATCGGCCGGGATATGTTCCTCTTCGGGCGCGGCGCCAACGGCGACACGGCGAGGCGGAATTTCCTCGGCCTCGGCGAGTACATCCCCGAGGCGGAGCAGGCG includes the following:
- the traF gene encoding conjugal transfer protein TraF, whose amino-acid sequence is MRRTVLITGLVALFLASPAAAYFERVEVGGRALGMGKAFHAIADDPSAVYWNPAGLAGQKRPGVLLMHYRPFVVEDLSANYAALAYPTSWGTAGLAWHHTGLADVTGEDIFSFALARTVRLGPIGTIDLGGTAKILRISYDSFRDVENGGSIDYGSETHFAADIGALYRPAPKWRAGLIIRDIGEPHFDFVPGNGGTLIATHWEGSVAYRWREESTISAGLAKDHRDQLAPTIGGEVTFYDVFALRSGLFDYEYWGGFGILTARWTFDAGFATHKMLGVSYMASITIPFGRESR
- a CDS encoding glycogen-binding domain-containing protein — encoded protein: MRTLLARSTFSLFMLLAAFSPARAGVQTVEGGILFSYTDAYAGQVSLAGAFNDWNTMANPMTRGEGGVWSVTVDLPEGKHEYKFVVDGQWVPDPDNPVTAGEYGNSVVVVGAGGGMETMTPTSNTAYSAKIFLGGRMISRFISRQNEEKGDRFELRRPTMDFDLDWKVRANDYLDLYMLTNINNENEETVTDFWKTKMRFDRGSLHYHGRRLDLKLFDGVSVGRFDDPLTLVGGIGIYDHDFGYNQQGAIAETEWGGLEFTFLYSDDFDNGGTTIPTLDSLGAAAEETVFDSTAGAYRFGGTRTAVYDASDDDNDKDVLAGRVAYPFRNLRFGASGRYDRGYNPGTLSLIESAVGETTGVQKKFAETWETWWAGGGDVVWGGGDSPWNVRAEVLHGRARIDALDGREADVVIRTSADASEVFADTLYTAEVVQLGENRRIEDGSYEIDRSTRWHLGGGYDFKEIGVAVDLAWERETHDQTYFATSIWDTLENKVDILRFRLDRECERFGRPVKIGLGIERFAFDYDERTPWANQFWLDYRNFWLEQGEHEVSVERLVLLGGRNAFIAEPTIRTTLWADKKLDFLYRGTIAGVDLDKAPKFVESLFRFEARPWRSIRLLSDTRLAKYNDPVLDVFSSYWCTFAEIAYEVAEGIELSLSFGVDPWVVDEMTNEFDEIGRDMFLFGRGANGDTARRNFLGLGEYIPEAEQALENERRIQIEGIVRF